From one Simplicispira suum genomic stretch:
- the dxs gene encoding 1-deoxy-D-xylulose-5-phosphate synthase, whose amino-acid sequence MSTTAYPLLETVNDPADLRRLSRPELKRLADELRAFVLDSVSKTGGHLSSNLGTVELTVALHSVFDTPRDRLVWDVGHQTYPHKILTGRRERMGTLRQLGGVSGFPQRAESEYDTFGTAHSSTSISAALGMALAAKRRGDERYSVAIIGDGAMTAGMAFEALNNAGVADCKLLVILNDNDMSISPPVGALNRYLAQLMSGQFYAAAKNVGKTVLRPVPPLLELAKRLEQQAKGMVVPATLFEKFGFNYIGPIDGHDLDSLIPTLENIKELKGPQFLHVVTKKGQGYKLAEADPVAYHGPSRFDPKIGLVKPATPPRQTFTQVFGQWLCDMAAHDERLVGITPAMREGSGMVEFERRFPERYYDVGIAEQHAVTFAAGMACEGVKPVVAIYSTFLQRAYDQLIHDVALQNLPVVFALDRAGLVGADGATHAGAYDIAFVRCVPNLAMACPADERECRQLLSTAFAQDNPVAVRYPRGSGAGVAPLPGLDALPYGKGEIRRTRSGALRPAGLPRIAILAFGTLLYPALEAAEQLDATVANMRWVKPLDTALLLQLATEHDALVTLEEGCIQGGAGSAVLEALAAAEVQCPVLQLGLPDVFIEHGDPAKLLSLQGLDARGIAASVRTRFGAVALSVSERAA is encoded by the coding sequence ATGTCCACGACTGCCTACCCCTTGCTTGAGACCGTGAACGATCCGGCCGATCTGCGCCGCCTCTCGCGCCCCGAGCTCAAGCGCCTGGCCGACGAACTGCGTGCCTTCGTGCTCGACAGCGTCTCCAAGACGGGCGGTCACTTGAGCTCCAACCTGGGGACCGTGGAGCTTACCGTGGCACTGCATTCCGTATTTGACACCCCGCGCGATCGCCTGGTGTGGGACGTGGGCCACCAGACGTATCCGCACAAAATATTGACCGGGCGGCGCGAGCGCATGGGAACGCTGCGCCAGCTGGGGGGTGTTTCGGGCTTTCCGCAGCGCGCCGAGAGCGAATACGACACCTTTGGCACGGCGCATTCCAGCACTAGCATCTCTGCTGCTCTGGGCATGGCGCTGGCCGCCAAGCGGCGTGGCGACGAGCGCTATTCGGTCGCCATCATTGGCGACGGCGCCATGACGGCAGGCATGGCGTTTGAGGCGCTGAACAACGCCGGCGTGGCAGATTGCAAGCTGCTGGTCATCCTGAACGACAACGACATGAGCATCAGCCCGCCGGTGGGCGCGCTCAACCGCTATCTTGCGCAGCTCATGAGCGGGCAGTTCTATGCCGCCGCCAAGAACGTTGGCAAGACGGTGCTGCGCCCGGTGCCGCCCTTGCTCGAACTGGCCAAACGCCTTGAGCAGCAAGCCAAGGGCATGGTGGTGCCGGCCACGTTGTTTGAAAAATTCGGCTTCAACTACATCGGTCCCATTGATGGGCACGACCTGGATTCCTTGATTCCCACGCTGGAGAACATCAAGGAGCTCAAAGGACCGCAATTTCTGCATGTGGTCACCAAGAAGGGCCAGGGCTACAAGCTGGCCGAGGCCGACCCGGTGGCCTACCACGGACCGTCCCGGTTCGACCCCAAGATCGGCCTCGTCAAGCCCGCCACGCCGCCGCGCCAGACATTTACGCAGGTGTTTGGCCAATGGCTGTGCGACATGGCGGCGCACGACGAGCGCCTGGTGGGCATCACGCCGGCCATGCGCGAAGGCTCGGGCATGGTGGAATTCGAACGGCGCTTTCCTGAGCGTTACTACGACGTTGGCATTGCCGAGCAGCATGCCGTGACGTTTGCTGCGGGCATGGCCTGCGAGGGCGTCAAGCCCGTGGTGGCTATCTATTCCACCTTCCTGCAGCGCGCCTACGACCAGCTCATTCACGACGTGGCCTTGCAAAACCTGCCAGTGGTTTTTGCGCTCGACCGCGCCGGCCTGGTGGGCGCGGATGGCGCCACGCATGCCGGCGCCTACGACATCGCCTTTGTGCGCTGCGTTCCCAATCTGGCCATGGCCTGCCCGGCCGACGAGCGCGAGTGCCGCCAACTGCTCTCCACCGCCTTCGCGCAAGACAACCCCGTGGCCGTACGCTACCCGCGCGGCAGCGGCGCCGGGGTGGCGCCGCTACCTGGACTGGACGCCCTGCCGTATGGCAAGGGCGAAATCCGCCGCACGCGCAGCGGCGCATTGCGCCCGGCGGGTCTGCCGCGCATCGCCATCCTGGCGTTTGGCACCTTGCTCTACCCGGCCCTCGAAGCCGCCGAACAGCTCGACGCCACGGTGGCCAATATGCGTTGGGTCAAGCCGCTGGACACGGCATTGCTGTTGCAACTTGCCACCGAGCACGACGCGCTCGTTACGCTGGAAGAGGGCTGCATTCAGGGCGGTGCAGGCAGTGCGGTGCTCGAAGCCCTGGCGGCCGCCGAGGTGCAGTGCCCGGTGCTCCAGCTCGGCCTGCCCGACGTGTTCATCGAGCATGGAGATCCGGCCAAACTCCTGTCCTTGCAGGGGCTCGACGCGCGGGGCATTGCTGCGTCGGTGCGCACACGGTTTGGCGCTGTGGCGCTCTCAGTCAGCGAGCGCGCCGCCTGA
- a CDS encoding polyprenyl synthetase family protein, with protein sequence MSGMPGQALTDWSAAQLARTEAALSDWVGVGAPSDLGQAMRYAVQGGGKRLRPLLVLAAREAVAGEGHSGVDAARDEAALRAALDEAALRAACAVELIHAYSLVHDDMPCMDNDVLRRGKPTVHVQFGEAGALLAGDALQALAFELLTPERSDIPVAVQAQLCRLLARAAGAAGMAGGQAIDLASVGEQLDEAQLRHMHQLKTGVLLRASVMMGAACGTPGAAALAGLACYGNALGLAFQVVDDILDVTQDSATLGKTAGKDAFHSKPTYVSLLGIEAARQCAQNLHGEALAGLAASGLRNTERLAALADMVLLRSN encoded by the coding sequence ATGAGCGGCATGCCTGGACAAGCGCTGACCGACTGGAGCGCCGCGCAGCTTGCCCGCACCGAGGCCGCGCTCTCGGATTGGGTCGGCGTAGGCGCGCCCTCCGACCTGGGCCAGGCCATGCGCTACGCCGTGCAGGGCGGGGGCAAACGCCTGCGCCCGCTGCTGGTGCTGGCGGCGCGCGAGGCCGTGGCGGGGGAGGGCCACTCCGGCGTCGATGCCGCACGCGACGAAGCGGCTTTGCGTGCCGCGCTGGACGAAGCGGCTTTGCGCGCCGCGTGCGCCGTGGAACTGATCCACGCCTATTCCCTGGTTCACGACGACATGCCCTGCATGGACAACGACGTGCTGCGCCGTGGCAAACCCACGGTTCATGTGCAGTTTGGCGAGGCCGGCGCCTTGCTGGCGGGTGACGCTTTGCAGGCATTGGCCTTCGAGCTGCTCACGCCGGAACGCAGCGACATTCCCGTCGCAGTGCAGGCCCAGCTGTGCCGGCTGCTGGCACGCGCCGCTGGCGCCGCAGGCATGGCGGGCGGGCAGGCGATTGACCTGGCCAGCGTCGGCGAACAATTGGACGAAGCGCAGCTGCGCCACATGCACCAGCTCAAGACAGGAGTGCTTCTGCGCGCCAGCGTCATGATGGGCGCCGCCTGTGGCACACCTGGGGCAGCGGCGCTTGCCGGGCTGGCCTGCTACGGCAACGCGCTGGGGCTGGCTTTCCAGGTGGTGGACGATATTCTGGATGTGACGCAAGATTCCGCCACACTGGGCAAGACCGCTGGCAAGGACGCTTTTCATTCCAAGCCCACCTACGTTTCTTTGCTCGGGATCGAGGCTGCACGGCAGTGCGCGCAGAATCTCCACGGCGAAGCGCTGGCTGGCTTGGCCGCCTCCGGCCTGCGCAATACCGAACGGCTCGCGGCGCTGGCAGACATGGTGCTGCTGCGCTCAAATTAG
- the xseB gene encoding exodeoxyribonuclease VII small subunit produces MAKIKIAEPASYEAALEELEQLVARIESGQMPLEQLLSGYQRGATLLAFCRERLEAVQDQIKLLDAGKVQPWTAE; encoded by the coding sequence ATGGCCAAAATCAAAATTGCCGAACCCGCCAGCTATGAAGCCGCCTTGGAAGAGCTGGAGCAACTGGTTGCGCGCATCGAATCGGGGCAAATGCCCCTGGAGCAATTGCTCTCTGGCTACCAGCGCGGTGCCACCCTGCTGGCTTTTTGCCGCGAGCGCCTGGAGGCGGTGCAGGACCAGATCAAGCTGCTGGACGCCGGCAAGGTCCAGCCTTGGACGGCCGAATGA